Proteins encoded together in one Temnothorax longispinosus isolate EJ_2023e chromosome 5, Tlon_JGU_v1, whole genome shotgun sequence window:
- the LOC139813238 gene encoding odorant receptor Or2-like isoform X3 — protein MAKSISVLCPAVQVICNIVCCKVNSYRLQLVTFEMESFCELLKPREEAVVQRYIDKCVYFYGGSIFWIYLSCLFIIFGPITLDQPFPTNAEYPFNIYRQPIKSIIFIQQTIACLQGAAQLCMPIFMALLLWFSSARFEILVEKLQEITNNSELKKCIREHQNLLKYTEEVVILVRPFALTSVWLSTIALIIVGLIMLADQPLLMKIQCVGIIFSGLSVVFMYTWPAEHLIHISDEIEQAVFYTEWYQQPIALRKALHIVMLRAQKPVTVSVPCVMPALSLKYYASYLSTIFSYFTTLRVAMQNV, from the exons ATGGCAAAATCGATAAGCGTTCTGTGCCCAGCTGTACAAGTTATTTGCAATATTGTGTGCTGTAAAGTTAATTCTTATCGTTTAcaa TTGGTTACTTTCGAAATGGAAAGTTTCTGCGAATTACTTAAGCCTCGCGAAGAAGCAGTCGTTCAACGATATATCGATAAATGCGTTTATTTCTATGGCGGATCTATATTTTGGATTTATCTGAGTTGCCTTTTCATCATATTTGGACCTATTACGCTAGATCAACCGTTTCCGACAAACGCCGAATATCCATTCAATATTTATCGTCAAcctataaaatctataatctttATACAACAGACTATAGCTTGTTTGCAAGGTGCTGCTCAATTGTGTATGCCTATTTTTATGGCGCTCTTATTATGGTTTTCGTCGGCAAGATTTGAAATACTAGTCGAGAAGCTGCAAGAAATTACAAACAACTCTGAATTAAAGAAATGCATTCGAGAACATCAGAATCTATTAAA GTATACGGAAGAAGTGGTCATCTTAGTTCGCCCCTTTGCATTAACATCTGTATGGCTTAGTACTATCGCATTAATAATAGTGGGCCTTATTATGTTAGCT GATCAGCCGTTATTAATGAAAATCCAATGTGTTGGTATAATTTTTAGTGGATTGTCAGTGGTATTTATGTATACGTGGCCAGCAGAACATTTGATTCATATA AGTGATGAGATCGAACAGGCAGTTTTTTATACGGAATGGTACCAACAACCAATCGCTTTACGAAAGGCTCTACACATAGTCATGTTAAGAGCTCAAAAACCAGTAACTGTCTCAGTACCATGTGTTATGCCCgcattatctttaaaatactATGCATCG TATTTGTCAACTATATTTTCCTATTTCACGACACTACGAGTAGCCATGCAAAATGTCTGA
- the LOC139813238 gene encoding uncharacterized protein isoform X2 gives MWSKLTLKKIIAIVKLSLFITWCWPLPKDTIKLKVICAGIYQCFSLIVTGSVAAGLINAVRNHFDDPVVMAKSISVLCPAVQVICNIVCCKVNSYRLQLVTFEMESFCELLKPREEAVVQRYIDKCVYFYGGSIFWIYLSCLFIIFGPITLDQPFPTNAEYPFNIYRQPIKSIIFIQQTIACLQGAAQLCMPIFMALLLWFSSARFEILVEKLQEITNNSELKKCIREHQNLLNGLSVVFMYTWPAEHLIHISDEIEQAVFYTEWYQQPIALRKALHIVMLRAQKPVTVSVPCVMPALSLKYYASYLSTIFSYFTTLRVAMQNV, from the exons atgtggTCAAAGTTGACATTAAAGAAAATCATCGCTATTGTAAAATTAAGTTTGTTCATAACTTGGTGTTGGCCTCTCCCAAAAGacacaattaaattgaaagtTATTTGTGCAGGAATATATCAGTGCTTTAGCCTAATTGTAACCGGTAGCGTAGCTGCAGGTTTAATCAATGCGGTGCGAAACCATTTTGATGATCCTGTCGTTATGGCAAAATCGATAAGCGTTCTGTGCCCAGCTGTACAAGTTATTTGCAATATTGTGTGCTGTAAAGTTAATTCTTATCGTTTAcaa TTGGTTACTTTCGAAATGGAAAGTTTCTGCGAATTACTTAAGCCTCGCGAAGAAGCAGTCGTTCAACGATATATCGATAAATGCGTTTATTTCTATGGCGGATCTATATTTTGGATTTATCTGAGTTGCCTTTTCATCATATTTGGACCTATTACGCTAGATCAACCGTTTCCGACAAACGCCGAATATCCATTCAATATTTATCGTCAAcctataaaatctataatctttATACAACAGACTATAGCTTGTTTGCAAGGTGCTGCTCAATTGTGTATGCCTATTTTTATGGCGCTCTTATTATGGTTTTCGTCGGCAAGATTTGAAATACTAGTCGAGAAGCTGCAAGAAATTACAAACAACTCTGAATTAAAGAAATGCATTCGAGAACATCAGAATCTATTAAA TGGATTGTCAGTGGTATTTATGTATACGTGGCCAGCAGAACATTTGATTCATATA AGTGATGAGATCGAACAGGCAGTTTTTTATACGGAATGGTACCAACAACCAATCGCTTTACGAAAGGCTCTACACATAGTCATGTTAAGAGCTCAAAAACCAGTAACTGTCTCAGTACCATGTGTTATGCCCgcattatctttaaaatactATGCATCG TATTTGTCAACTATATTTTCCTATTTCACGACACTACGAGTAGCCATGCAAAATGTCTGA
- the LOC139813238 gene encoding odorant receptor Or2-like isoform X1, whose product MWSKLTLKKIIAIVKLSLFITWCWPLPKDTIKLKVICAGIYQCFSLIVTGSVAAGLINAVRNHFDDPVVMAKSISVLCPAVQVICNIVCCKVNSYRLQLVTFEMESFCELLKPREEAVVQRYIDKCVYFYGGSIFWIYLSCLFIIFGPITLDQPFPTNAEYPFNIYRQPIKSIIFIQQTIACLQGAAQLCMPIFMALLLWFSSARFEILVEKLQEITNNSELKKCIREHQNLLKYTEEVVILVRPFALTSVWLSTIALIIVGLIMLADQPLLMKIQCVGIIFSGLSVVFMYTWPAEHLIHISDEIEQAVFYTEWYQQPIALRKALHIVMLRAQKPVTVSVPCVMPALSLKYYASYLSTIFSYFTTLRVAMQNV is encoded by the exons atgtggTCAAAGTTGACATTAAAGAAAATCATCGCTATTGTAAAATTAAGTTTGTTCATAACTTGGTGTTGGCCTCTCCCAAAAGacacaattaaattgaaagtTATTTGTGCAGGAATATATCAGTGCTTTAGCCTAATTGTAACCGGTAGCGTAGCTGCAGGTTTAATCAATGCGGTGCGAAACCATTTTGATGATCCTGTCGTTATGGCAAAATCGATAAGCGTTCTGTGCCCAGCTGTACAAGTTATTTGCAATATTGTGTGCTGTAAAGTTAATTCTTATCGTTTAcaa TTGGTTACTTTCGAAATGGAAAGTTTCTGCGAATTACTTAAGCCTCGCGAAGAAGCAGTCGTTCAACGATATATCGATAAATGCGTTTATTTCTATGGCGGATCTATATTTTGGATTTATCTGAGTTGCCTTTTCATCATATTTGGACCTATTACGCTAGATCAACCGTTTCCGACAAACGCCGAATATCCATTCAATATTTATCGTCAAcctataaaatctataatctttATACAACAGACTATAGCTTGTTTGCAAGGTGCTGCTCAATTGTGTATGCCTATTTTTATGGCGCTCTTATTATGGTTTTCGTCGGCAAGATTTGAAATACTAGTCGAGAAGCTGCAAGAAATTACAAACAACTCTGAATTAAAGAAATGCATTCGAGAACATCAGAATCTATTAAA GTATACGGAAGAAGTGGTCATCTTAGTTCGCCCCTTTGCATTAACATCTGTATGGCTTAGTACTATCGCATTAATAATAGTGGGCCTTATTATGTTAGCT GATCAGCCGTTATTAATGAAAATCCAATGTGTTGGTATAATTTTTAGTGGATTGTCAGTGGTATTTATGTATACGTGGCCAGCAGAACATTTGATTCATATA AGTGATGAGATCGAACAGGCAGTTTTTTATACGGAATGGTACCAACAACCAATCGCTTTACGAAAGGCTCTACACATAGTCATGTTAAGAGCTCAAAAACCAGTAACTGTCTCAGTACCATGTGTTATGCCCgcattatctttaaaatactATGCATCG TATTTGTCAACTATATTTTCCTATTTCACGACACTACGAGTAGCCATGCAAAATGTCTGA
- the LOC139813238 gene encoding uncharacterized protein isoform X4 yields MWSKLTLKKIIAIVKLSLFITWCWPLPKDTIKLKVICAGIYQCFSLIVTGSVAAGLINAVRNHFDDPVVMAKSISVLCPAVQVICNIVCCKVNSYRLQLVTFEMESFCELLKPREEAVVQRYIDKCVYFYGGSIFWIYLSCLFIIFGPITLDQPFPTNAEYPFNIYRQPIKSIIFIQQTIACLQGAAQLCMPIFMALLLWFSSARFEILVEKLQEITNNSELKKCIREHQNLLKYTEEVVILVRPFALTSVWLSTIALIIVGLIMLAWIVSGIYVYVASRTFDSYK; encoded by the exons atgtggTCAAAGTTGACATTAAAGAAAATCATCGCTATTGTAAAATTAAGTTTGTTCATAACTTGGTGTTGGCCTCTCCCAAAAGacacaattaaattgaaagtTATTTGTGCAGGAATATATCAGTGCTTTAGCCTAATTGTAACCGGTAGCGTAGCTGCAGGTTTAATCAATGCGGTGCGAAACCATTTTGATGATCCTGTCGTTATGGCAAAATCGATAAGCGTTCTGTGCCCAGCTGTACAAGTTATTTGCAATATTGTGTGCTGTAAAGTTAATTCTTATCGTTTAcaa TTGGTTACTTTCGAAATGGAAAGTTTCTGCGAATTACTTAAGCCTCGCGAAGAAGCAGTCGTTCAACGATATATCGATAAATGCGTTTATTTCTATGGCGGATCTATATTTTGGATTTATCTGAGTTGCCTTTTCATCATATTTGGACCTATTACGCTAGATCAACCGTTTCCGACAAACGCCGAATATCCATTCAATATTTATCGTCAAcctataaaatctataatctttATACAACAGACTATAGCTTGTTTGCAAGGTGCTGCTCAATTGTGTATGCCTATTTTTATGGCGCTCTTATTATGGTTTTCGTCGGCAAGATTTGAAATACTAGTCGAGAAGCTGCAAGAAATTACAAACAACTCTGAATTAAAGAAATGCATTCGAGAACATCAGAATCTATTAAA GTATACGGAAGAAGTGGTCATCTTAGTTCGCCCCTTTGCATTAACATCTGTATGGCTTAGTACTATCGCATTAATAATAGTGGGCCTTATTATGTTAGCT TGGATTGTCAGTGGTATTTATGTATACGTGGCCAGCAGAACATTTGATTCATATA AGTGA
- the LOC139813234 gene encoding odorant receptor 13a-like codes for MQEKVTLKKTIAVVKLSLFVIWFWPLSLNTSKRKVLCMKLYQYVCILLTIAVLASMIYALVQNLDDLDLLIKSSLGLFPCSHVIGNILCHLAIYQRLQCVTLEMENFCALIKPYEETIVQREYIDKYSTFYGFCISLFYMSLFGLFVGPIVLDEPLPAPADFPFDASHQPLRAITYMHQIVVGLFIAAHLCVNAFMALLLWLASARFKLLTEELRTITNIYDLAKCIEKHQQLLEYAGEVALTVRPFALVTVFFSTVSLIVFGLIFITGVSFSLKIQCVFLATSALLEVFMYAWPAEHLIHISTNIAQAVFEMDWYEESEYFRKNLQMVILRSQKPILVVLPCGLPSLSLRYYASYLSTIFSYFTTMRIMFEDSGI; via the exons ATGCAAGAGAAAGTAACGCTGAAAAAGACGATTGCCGTCGTAAAGTTGAGTTTGTTTGTTATATGGTTTTGGCCGCTATCATTAAACACCAGTAAACGCAAAGTGCTGTGCATGAAGCTGTATCAGTATGTCTGTATATTACTGACTATAGCCGTATTAGCGTCAATGATATATGCTCTTGTGCAGAATCTCGACGATCTCGATCTCCTCATAAAATCATCATTAGGCTTGTTTCCTTGTAGCCATGTTATTGGCAACATTCTGTGTCACTTAGCTATTTATCAACGATTACAA TGCGTTACTCTCGAAATGGAGAATTTTTGCGCGCTAATAAAGCCGTACGAGGAAACGATCGTTCAGCGGGagtatattgataaatattccaCCTTCTATGGTTTCTGTATAAGTTTATTCTACATGAGTCTCTTCGGCCTCTTCGTGGGGCCCATCGTGCTAGACGAGCCGCTTCCAGCACCCGCTGATTTTCCATTTGACGCGTCCCATCAACCGCTAAGGGCTATTACGTACATGCACCAAATCGTGGTTGGTCTGTTCATAGCCGCGCATTTGTGTGTAAACGCTTTCATGGCGCTTTTGCTCTGGCTGGCGTCAGCGAGATTTAAATTGTTGACCGAGGAGTTACGTACAATCACGAATATCTATGATCTCGCGAAATGCATCGAAAAGCATCAACAATTACTTGA GTATGCAGGAGAAGTAGCCCTTACAGTTCGTCCTTTTGCATTGGTAACTGTATTTTTCAGTACTGTATCATTAATAGTATTTggccttatttttattaca gGGGTATCGTTCTCTTTGAAGATCCAATGTGTCTTTTTAGCAACCAGTGCCTTATTAGAAGTATTCATGTATGCGTGGCCAGCGGAACATTTGATTCATATa AGTACCAATATAGCACAAGCAGTTTTTGAAATGGATTGGTATGAAGAATCAGAATATTTTCGGAAGAACTTACAGATGGTTATACTGAGAAGCCAGAAGCCAATACTTGTTGTATTGCCATGCGGTTTGCCCTCGTTGTCTTTACGTTATTACGCATCG TATCTCTCAACAATATTCTCCTACTTTACTACAATGCGAATAATGTTCGAAGATTCTGGAATATAA
- the LOC139813243 gene encoding odorant receptor Or2, which translates to MMFIIYATQVHTVVQCGLCVGIDFTFAVFFLYAAARLEMLCFEIQAAKNERHINSCIKKHQEIIKFVDETKNIVQCCLFMTIIVMAVAAVCGTFPIIYRQSLGTSQFIFVVISGCLRIYITAWPADDLMENSERVSMAIYNMTWVGRSHCIIKNICFIMQRSQRPLVINIGHLLGILSLKYYAKYLVTLLSYFTTMRAIIGDLNH; encoded by the exons ATGATGTTTATCATCTATGCCACGCAAGTCCACACTGTTGTGCAATGTGGACTTTGCGTCGGGATAGATTTCACGTTTGCCGTATTCTTCTTATATGCAGCTGCCAGATTAGAGATGTTATGTTTCGAAATACAAGCTGCAAAGAATGAAAGACACATAAACTCGTGTATCAAGAAACATCAGGAAATAATCAA GTTTGTTGATGaaacgaaaaatattgtacaatgtTGTCTTTTTATGACAATCATTGTAATGGCAGTAGCTGCTGTTTGCGGTACTTTCccaattatttat AGACAATCGTTGGGGACGtctcaatttatttttgttgtaataTCTGGATGTCTGAGAATATACATTACTGCTTGGCCAGCTGACGATTTAAtggaaaat AGTGAACGAGTGTCAATGGCGATATATAATATGACGTGGGTTGGAAGATCACattgcattattaaaaacatatgcTTCATAATGCAAAGAAGTCAAAGACCACTTGTAATCAATATAGGACACTTGCTAGGAATCTTATCTCTTAAATATTACGCTAAG tATCTCGTGACACTTTTATCGTATTTCACAACAATGAGAGCAATAATCGGCGATTTGAATCATTGA
- the LOC139813229 gene encoding major royal jelly protein 1-like isoform X1 gives MKYPLFVALILTIITVSFGVNLEDVYIWKYIDYRWAYEGQKEEMLNSSQYNPNSCVLYDVDRSEDGRIFVTAVTEEGVPASLMTVSAEIGPGGPLLEPYPNWSWYSVNDDCDGIISVYRISIKCNYLFVLDCGKIGEEAVCPPKLLIFDLRINYLIKRITIPDDIASNENGTGLLVTPLAYVRDCNNINDATVFMSDIEGYGLAIYNENSGFCRIESDFMKPTNPNFTIEGQSFYLEDGILGLAIIDEDLFYSPLAGNQIYKMNMCNKQKCSELNKNEADNLTQLAGTLSGQTAAIASEQCAIFFSNIPDTSILCQDATKEFISANTELIVNDSTKLQFASGMKVVNHGKTLMTLTNRFQRVITNTLNLNETNFRILTMDIEEIRKETSCFASCNNDHGKPGQPGQPGHPEYPRQPWYPGYPEKPRYPEHPKYPGQPPYPGQPRYPEPPKYPGHPGYPEHPGYPEPPKYPGHSGYPEHPGYPGYPEHPGHRHDRPWYYDKPWYYDKYDEDNKYHL, from the exons ATGAAATATCCTCTATTTGTCGCATTAATTTTGACGATCATAACTGTAAGCTTTGGTGTTAATCTGGAAGATGTATACATTTggaaatatattgattatcGCTGGGCATATGAAGGTCAGAAAGAGGAAATGCTAAATTCTAGCCAATATAACCCAAATTCATGCGTCTTATACGATGTAGACAGGTCAGAAG atgGTAGAATATTTGTTACTGCGGTAACTGAAGAGGGAGTACCAGCTAGTTTGATGACAGTGTCTGCTGAAATAGGGCCAGGCGGTCCACTTTTGGAACCATATCCAAATTGGTCATGGTATAGTGTAAATGATGATTGTGATGGCATTATAAGTGTATACAGGATATCT ATCAAATGCAATTATCTTTTCGTTCTGGATTGTGGCAAAATCGGGGAAGAAGCAGTTTGTCCTCCGAAACTATTGATCTTcgatttaagaataaattacCTTATTAAACGTATTACTATCCCCGATGACATCGCTAGTAACGAAAATGGCACTGGATTGCTCGTAACACCACTTGCTTATGTTCGAGATTGCAATAACATAAACGATGCGACC gtGTTTATGTCTGACATTGAAGGTTACGGTTTGGCGATATACAATGAGAATTCAGGCTTCTGCAGAATTGAATCTGATTTCATGAAACCGACTAATCCTAATTTCACCATAGAAGGTCAGAGTTTTTATTTGGAGGACGGTATTCTCGGCTTAGCAATTATCGATGAAG ACTTGTTCTATTCTCCCTTGGCGGGAAACCAAATATATAAGATGAACAtgtgtaataaacaaaaatgttcAGAACTAAACAAAAACGAAGCTGATAATCTAACTCAATTGGCGGGTACATTATCTGGGCAAACAGCAGCGATAGCATCCGAGCAATgcgcaatattttttagtaatatcCCAGACACATCCATTTTATGCCAAGATGCTACTAAGGAATTTATTTCTGCCAATACG gaGCTTATCGTGAACGATTCCACAAAATTGCAATTTGCAAGTGGGATGAAAGTTGTAAATCACGGAAAGACGCTGATGACTTTAACAAATAGATTTCAACGTGTCATTACTAATACATTAAATCTAAACGAGACAAACTTCCGCATTCTCACCATGGATATAGAGGAAATACGGAAGGAAACAAGTTGTTTTGCTTCTTGTAACAATGATCATGGTAAACCTGGGCAACCTGGGCAGCCTGGACATCCTGAATATCCCAGGCAACCTTGGTATCCTGGATATCCTGAGAAACCTAGGTATCCTGAGCATCCTAAATATCCTGGGCAACCTCCGTATCCTGGGCAACCTCGGTATCCTGAGCCTCCTAAATATCCTGGGCATCCTGGGTATCCTGAGCATCCTGGGTATCCTGAGCCTCCTAAATATCCTGGGCATTCTGGGTATCCTGAGCATCCTGGGTATCCTGGGTATCCTGAACATCCTGGACATCGGCATGATAGACCTTGGTATTATGATAAACCTTGgtattatgataaatatgatGAAGATAACAAATACCATTTGTAA
- the LOC139813229 gene encoding major royal jelly protein 1-like isoform X2 translates to MEIYRLRNRKNSTHKQNAVKIGYYNVSKNVLYDADIAPDGRIFVTAVTEEGVPASLMTVSAEIGPGGPLLEPYPNWSWYSVNDDCDGIISVYRISIKCNYLFVLDCGKIGEEAVCPPKLLIFDLRINYLIKRITIPDDIASNENGTGLLVTPLAYVRDCNNINDATVFMSDIEGYGLAIYNENSGFCRIESDFMKPTNPNFTIEGQSFYLEDGILGLAIIDEDLFYSPLAGNQIYKMNMCNKQKCSELNKNEADNLTQLAGTLSGQTAAIASEQCAIFFSNIPDTSILCQDATKEFISANTELIVNDSTKLQFASGMKVVNHGKTLMTLTNRFQRVITNTLNLNETNFRILTMDIEEIRKETSCFASCNNDHGKPGQPGQPGHPEYPRQPWYPGYPEKPRYPEHPKYPGQPPYPGQPRYPEPPKYPGHPGYPEHPGYPEPPKYPGHSGYPEHPGYPGYPEHPGHRHDRPWYYDKPWYYDKYDEDNKYHL, encoded by the exons atgGTAGAATATTTGTTACTGCGGTAACTGAAGAGGGAGTACCAGCTAGTTTGATGACAGTGTCTGCTGAAATAGGGCCAGGCGGTCCACTTTTGGAACCATATCCAAATTGGTCATGGTATAGTGTAAATGATGATTGTGATGGCATTATAAGTGTATACAGGATATCT ATCAAATGCAATTATCTTTTCGTTCTGGATTGTGGCAAAATCGGGGAAGAAGCAGTTTGTCCTCCGAAACTATTGATCTTcgatttaagaataaattacCTTATTAAACGTATTACTATCCCCGATGACATCGCTAGTAACGAAAATGGCACTGGATTGCTCGTAACACCACTTGCTTATGTTCGAGATTGCAATAACATAAACGATGCGACC gtGTTTATGTCTGACATTGAAGGTTACGGTTTGGCGATATACAATGAGAATTCAGGCTTCTGCAGAATTGAATCTGATTTCATGAAACCGACTAATCCTAATTTCACCATAGAAGGTCAGAGTTTTTATTTGGAGGACGGTATTCTCGGCTTAGCAATTATCGATGAAG ACTTGTTCTATTCTCCCTTGGCGGGAAACCAAATATATAAGATGAACAtgtgtaataaacaaaaatgttcAGAACTAAACAAAAACGAAGCTGATAATCTAACTCAATTGGCGGGTACATTATCTGGGCAAACAGCAGCGATAGCATCCGAGCAATgcgcaatattttttagtaatatcCCAGACACATCCATTTTATGCCAAGATGCTACTAAGGAATTTATTTCTGCCAATACG gaGCTTATCGTGAACGATTCCACAAAATTGCAATTTGCAAGTGGGATGAAAGTTGTAAATCACGGAAAGACGCTGATGACTTTAACAAATAGATTTCAACGTGTCATTACTAATACATTAAATCTAAACGAGACAAACTTCCGCATTCTCACCATGGATATAGAGGAAATACGGAAGGAAACAAGTTGTTTTGCTTCTTGTAACAATGATCATGGTAAACCTGGGCAACCTGGGCAGCCTGGACATCCTGAATATCCCAGGCAACCTTGGTATCCTGGATATCCTGAGAAACCTAGGTATCCTGAGCATCCTAAATATCCTGGGCAACCTCCGTATCCTGGGCAACCTCGGTATCCTGAGCCTCCTAAATATCCTGGGCATCCTGGGTATCCTGAGCATCCTGGGTATCCTGAGCCTCCTAAATATCCTGGGCATTCTGGGTATCCTGAGCATCCTGGGTATCCTGGGTATCCTGAACATCCTGGACATCGGCATGATAGACCTTGGTATTATGATAAACCTTGgtattatgataaatatgatGAAGATAACAAATACCATTTGTAA